CGGTAGAGCACCTTGTCCTCCGGCAGGTTGAGCTTGCGCATCATGTCGGGGTTGGGCTTGTAGGCCTGTTTGCAGGTGGGGCAGAGCACGCGGACCAGGCGCTGGTTGGTCACGGCCAGCAGGCTCTTGGCCACGAGCGACTTGTCGCCGACCATCGCAATCCACTTGCGCAGGGCGTCGACGATGTCCGTGGCGCCGATGGCGACATAGACCTTCTGTTTCTCGGCGGCGGCCTTGGAGGCGATCGCCGCCCCCTCGCGCTCGCGCAGGTCCGGCAGCACGATGATGTCGGGATCGGAGCGGACGAGCTTCAGCAGGCGCTCGCTGAAGGACGGGCCCTCTCCCGGCGTGAAGAGGTTCTGGGTGACGTTGTCGAGGTCCAGCTCTTTCTCGTACTCGACCGTCTGCACGTTCTGCAGGAAGCGATCATGATTGCGGGTGAAGCTGTAAATCGTCGTGGTGAGGCCGCAGCCCGGGGGGGCGGAGAGCAGGATCAGCCCCTTGGTCTCCTCCTTGGTGGCCTGGGCCAGTTCCAGTTGACGCGGGGTGAAACCCAGATCGGGGACCTTGAACTCCGCCTCCTTGCCGATGATCCGGACGAAGAGCTTCTCGCCCGCGGTCGAGCCATCGGTCCGCACGACGACCTTGTGCTTGTCGCCGCCGATCGCGGCCATGATCATGCCTTTTTGCGGCTTGCGGCGTTCCTCGACGTTGAGGCCGGCGAGTTGCTTGACGTACTGGACGATGGCGTCCGCTTCCGCGCGGGCGAGTGTCTGGCCCTCGACGGGCAGGCCGTCGACCTGGAAGACGATCTTGGAGGCTTGCGGGCCGGCGGGCACGATCTCGCTGATGGCCGCGCGTCGCCAGAACGTGTCGAACATGAGATCCTGGGTCAGGCGGTACTGTTCGCGCTCGGGGTCCTCGGCCGGGATCTCGACGACCTTGCGGTTGTGGGCCGTGAGGCGGACCTTCTCCTTGACCTCGACCTGCTTCTTCTTTCGGCTGAAGCCCTGCGCGCGAAGACGCTTGAGGTGTCCCACGGTGAACACTCGGTCGTCTTCCTTCACGAGCCCGTTGCGGTGGACGACGTACAGCGTGCCCACGACCAGGTTGAGGACGACGAACACGGTGAACCCGACGGCGAACATGGGGACGAAGAGCGCCACCAGAAAGGCCACCAGTCCGGTGCCGAGTACGATCAGGTTCCAAAGGACGCGAAACGTGTTGACCGCGATCGTGTCCTTGTCGACCCAGGCGGCGAAGATGGCCCACAACCCGAACACCACCACGATCCCGCCCAGCTTGAGCGGGTCGATGTAGGCTCCGCTCGCAGGCAACTCGGCGAGCAGCATCTGGCCGGCGATCAGCATGACCTCTCCTGACGCCGCGCCGCGCGCGGCAACCGGGACCGTTAACCCAGGATGGCCGCCCGCCGGCCCTGGATGCCCTTCAGCGCCATCCGCAGCTCGTCAGGGTTCGGGGCGGCCTCGTACGCGGTGGCGTGGTCGATGTATCCGCTATCGACCAGCCGCCGCAAGTGCTCCGTGAAATCGACCATGCCGTCGTCGTAGGACGCCCGGATGACGTCCACGATCTCGTTGTCGCGCTCCTCGCGGATCAGCTTCCGGATGGACGCGTTGGTGTACATGATCTCCACTGCCGGCACGAGCGGCACGCCCTCCTTGACGCTGGGGATCAGTTTCTGGCAGATGATCGATTTCAGGTTGAACTCCAGCGCCTGGCGGACCGAGCGGCGCTCGTCGGGCGGGAACAGGTCGAGCAGACGCGAGATGGTCTGCGACGAGCTCGAGGCGTGGATCGTGCCGAACACGAGGTGCCCGGTCTCGGCCGCGTGCACGGCGGCTTTGAACGTCTCGACGTCGCGCATCTCGCCGATCAGCACGATGTCCGGGTCTTCGCGCATGAGGTATTTCAGCGCATCGTGGAAGTCGCCGACGTCGATGCCGATCTCGCGCTGGTTGATGACGGCGCGCTTGTCGGTGAACAGGTACTCGATCGGGTCCTCGATCGTGACAATGTGCACCGGGTCGCGCTTGTTGATGTGGTCGATCATCGCCGCGATGGTGGTGCTCTTGCCCGAGCCGGTGATGCCCGCGAGCAGCGCCATGCCCTGGTGGAAGTGCGTCACCTGCTCCACGGATTCGGGCAGGTACAGCTCCGCGAAATTACGGATGTCCCGCGACACGCGCCGCGCCGCCACGGACATCTGCCCGCGCTGCTGGAAGGCATTGACGCGGAACCGGTCCGCGTCACCCGGCGGGCCGACATCGTACGCGAAGTCAACCGCCCCGCGCTCCTCGTACAGAACCTTCTGCTTCTCGGTCAGGACTTCGAAGATCCCCTCCCGAATTTGCTGGCCCGTGAGCGGCCCCCCTTGCAGCGGGCGCAAGTCGCCCTTCATGCGGATCATCGCGGGCAGCCCGGCCTTCAGATGCAGGTCTGAAACCTTCAGCTTGATGACCGCCTTGAAGAACTTGTTCAGCGACGGGCCCTTTTTCTTGCCCTCCTCGTCCGGAGCCTCGAGCACGGGCTCGGTGACGGCAGGCCCGGTGGGTACGACTGGAGTGGTTTCATCAGGCGAGGCGTCGATCGGGATTTCAGCCATCTACGCGGGTCCTCCAACCACACAACGCGGCGCGCCGAGTCCGCTCCGGCCGCCGGTGAGCGGGACTCGGGCCGCGGGGGACGCGGAGGGGTAGTATAACGCCGACCGGCCCTGTCCATCCACCATCTGGCGCGTCCGACCGGCCGATAACCAGGTGGCGGGCGGTGCCGCTTGTGCCCGGCTGGGACCGCCGGTACATTCGCAGCACGCTGGGGATGACGATGGCGTGATGCGCCCCCCCGGCGACTCCATGCAGATGACTATGGGAGAATCGAGATGAACGCAGCAACTCGGACGCAGGGCGGCAGGTGGGCGGTGACCGTCGGCTGGTTCCTGGGGGTGGTCGTGGCGGGCCTCGCAAGTGCGGCGCCGGCCCGGGCCCAGGCGGAGGAGAAGCTCCCGAAGGCCGAGGAGGTGCTCGACAAGGCGGTGGACGCGCTGGGCGGGAAGGCGGCCATGGACAAGGTCCACAATCGCGTCTCGAAGGGCGCGTTCGAGGTGCCGCTCCAGGGCATGAAGGGCGCCGTCACCATGTACGAGGCCGCCCCCAACAAGACGTACACGATCATCGAGCTACCGAACATCGGCAAGATGGAGAGCGGCACGGACGGCGAGACGTTCTGGGAGATCAGCCCACAGGGCGCCCGGATCCTCGAGGGCGAAGAGAAGGCGATGAAGGCGCGCGAGAGCGAGTTCCACTTCCTGCTCAACTGGAAGAAGCTCTACAAGAGCGCCGAGTGCACCGGCGTTGCAGACGTGGCGGACCACCCCGCGTTCA
The sequence above is drawn from the Phycisphaerae bacterium genome and encodes:
- the tadA gene encoding Flp pilus assembly complex ATPase component TadA yields the protein MLIAGQMLLAELPASGAYIDPLKLGGIVVVFGLWAIFAAWVDKDTIAVNTFRVLWNLIVLGTGLVAFLVALFVPMFAVGFTVFVVLNLVVGTLYVVHRNGLVKEDDRVFTVGHLKRLRAQGFSRKKKQVEVKEKVRLTAHNRKVVEIPAEDPEREQYRLTQDLMFDTFWRRAAISEIVPAGPQASKIVFQVDGLPVEGQTLARAEADAIVQYVKQLAGLNVEERRKPQKGMIMAAIGGDKHKVVVRTDGSTAGEKLFVRIIGKEAEFKVPDLGFTPRQLELAQATKEETKGLILLSAPPGCGLTTTIYSFTRNHDRFLQNVQTVEYEKELDLDNVTQNLFTPGEGPSFSERLLKLVRSDPDIIVLPDLREREGAAIASKAAAEKQKVYVAIGATDIVDALRKWIAMVGDKSLVAKSLLAVTNQRLVRVLCPTCKQAYKPNPDMMRKLNLPEDKVLYRPPEPVFDKKGEPIICPACQGSGYFGRTGVFDWLGVDDPLREVIRRSKSMTEIQTYVQKRLGLGLQAQALQKVLDGVTSIQEVARAVRGNGGTPAKAPPAGPQPRPQPRPQPKPPAAAGGAQPQAGR
- a CDS encoding PilT/PilU family type 4a pilus ATPase, whose amino-acid sequence is MAEIPIDASPDETTPVVPTGPAVTEPVLEAPDEEGKKKGPSLNKFFKAVIKLKVSDLHLKAGLPAMIRMKGDLRPLQGGPLTGQQIREGIFEVLTEKQKVLYEERGAVDFAYDVGPPGDADRFRVNAFQQRGQMSVAARRVSRDIRNFAELYLPESVEQVTHFHQGMALLAGITGSGKSTTIAAMIDHINKRDPVHIVTIEDPIEYLFTDKRAVINQREIGIDVGDFHDALKYLMREDPDIVLIGEMRDVETFKAAVHAAETGHLVFGTIHASSSSQTISRLLDLFPPDERRSVRQALEFNLKSIICQKLIPSVKEGVPLVPAVEIMYTNASIRKLIREERDNEIVDVIRASYDDGMVDFTEHLRRLVDSGYIDHATAYEAAPNPDELRMALKGIQGRRAAILG